The Streptomyces kanamyceticus DNA segment AGAAGAGCATCCGCTCCTGCATGTCCTCGAACGGGATCTCGTACCCGGGCTTGGTGAAGTGCTCGCGCAGGCCCGGCCAGAGCTTGCCGCGCCTGCCGTCCTCGTAGTCGTAGAAGCCCGCTCCCCCGCTCCTGCCGGGCCGCTCGAACTCGTCGACCATGCGGTCGATGACGGTGTCCGAGGGGTGGCCCGCCCAGCTGCCGCCCGCCTCCTCGACCGCGCGCCTGGTCTCGTTGCGGATCTTGCGGGGCAGCGTGAGCGTCAGCTCGTCCATGAGGGAGAGGACCTTCGCCGGGTAGCCCGCCTGGGCCGCGGCCTGCTCGACGGAGGCGGGCTCGATGCCCTCGCCGACCATCGCGACGCCCTCGTTGATGAAGTGCCCGATGACGCGCGAGGTGAAGAAGCCGCGCGAGTCGTTGACGACGATCGGCGTCTTGTTGATCTGGCGCACCAGGTCGAAGGCGCGGGCAAGGGCCTCGTCGCCGGTCCGCTCGCCCTTGATGATCTCGACGAGCGGCATCTTGTCGACGGGCGAGAAGAAGTGCAGGCCGATGAAGTCGACAGGCCGCTCGACGCCTTCGGCGAGCTGGGTGATCGGCAGCGTCGAGGTGTTGGAGCACAGGAGCGCGTCCGGCTCGACGACGTGCTGGATCTCCTGGAACACCTTGTGCTTGAGCGAGGTGTCCTCGAAGACCGCCTCGATCACGGCGTCGCAGCCCGCGAGCGCCTGGGGGTCCGCGGTCGGCGTGATGCGGGCGAGCAGCGCGTCCGCCTTGTCCTGGCTCGTACGCCCCTTGGCGACCGCCTTGGCGCAGAGCTTCTCGGAGTAGGCCTTGCCCTTGGCCGCGGCCTCGGCGGAGACGTCCTTGAGGACCACGTCGATGCCCGCGCGTGCGCACGAGTAGGCGATGCCCGCGCCCATCATGCCCGCGCCGAGCACGGCGACCTTGCGTACGGTCTTCGGCTCGATGCCCTTGGGGCGGTTGGCGCCGGAGTTGACGGCCTGGAGGTCGAAGAAGAACGCCTGGATCATGTTCTTGGCGATCTGCCCGGTGACCAGCTCGGTGAAGTACCTGGCCTCGATGGTCAACGCGGTCTCGAAGTCGACCTGGGAGCCCTCGACGGCCGCCGCCATGATGTTGCGCGGGGCCGGGTAGGGAGCGCCCGCCGTCTGCTTCTTGAGATTGGCGGGGAACGCGGGCAGGTTCGCCGCGAACTTCGGGTGGGCCGGGGTGCCGCCGGGGATGCGGTAGCCGGGCTTGTCCCACGGCTGCTGCGACTCGGGGTTGGCGTCGATGAAGGCGCGGGCCTTCTCGATCATCTCCTCGGGCGTGGCGGCCAGTTCGTGGACGAGGCCGTTCTCCAGGGCGCGCTTCGGGTTGTACTGGGTGCCCTGGAGCAGCACCTTCAGGAGCGCGTCGGTGATGCCCATGAGGCGTACGGTGCGGGTGACGCCGCCGCCCGCGGGCAGCAGGCCCAGGGTGACCTCGGGCAGGCCGATCTTGGAGCCGGGTGCGTCGAGGGCGACGCGGTGGTGCGATGCGAGGGCGATCTCGTAACCGCCGCCGAGCGCCGCGCCGTTGATGGCGGCGACCACGGGCCTGCCGAGGGTCTCGATGCGGCGCAGCGAGTTCTTGATCGCGGTGCCCGTGTCGAACGCCTGCTGTGCGTTCTCCGGGCCGACCTTGATCATGTCCTTGAGGTCGCCGCCCGCGAAGAAGGTCTTCTTGGCGGAGGTGTAGATGAAGCCGCGGATCGCGTCCTTGTCGGCCTGGACGGCGGCCTCGGCGCGGTCGGCGATCGCCGCGATGGAGTCCTTGAACGCCTGGTTCATGGTGTTCGCGGACTGGTTGGGGTCGTCGAGGACGAGGGTGACGATGCCGGTTTCGTCCTGTTCCCAGCGGATGGTTGAACTCTGCGTCATGGTGCGGTCTCCGTGAAGTCTGTTGTGGGCGGGGTGCGGCTACTGGGGTGGGCGGTGCCGTTTCGTGGCCGACTGCGGGTGGGTGGGGGCTGGTCGCGCAGTTCCCCGCGCCCCTGAGGCTCGCGGCTGCGCCGCGCCTCATGAGGCGCACGGAGTGCGCCTTCAGGGGCGCGGGGAACTGCGCGCGCAACCACGAAGCACCCGCGGTCGGCGGCGCGCCCCAGCCCCTACGGCGCGATGCCCTACAGCCGTTCCACGATCGTGGCGATACCCATGCCCCCGCCCACGCACAACGTGGCCAACCCGTACCGAAGGTCCCTCCGCTCCAGTTCGTCCACGAGCGTGCCCAGAATCATCGCCCCGGTCGCGCCGAGCGGATGTCCCAGCGCGATCGCGCCACCGTTGACGTTCACCTTGTCCAGGGACAAGCCCATGTCCTTGACGAAGCGCAGCACGACCGCCGCGAACGCCTCGTTGATCTCGACGAGATCGATGTCGTCGATGGTGAGCCCCGCCTTGGCGAGCGCCTTGCGCGTGGCGGGCGCGGGCCCGGTCAGCATGATCAGCGGCTCGGAGCCGGAGACGGCGGCGGAGACGATCCGGGCGCGCGGGGTCAGCCCGTAGCGCTCGCCGACCTCCTTCGTGCCGACGGCGACCAGCGAGGCACCGTCGACGATGCCGGAGGAGTTGCCCGCGTGGTGGACGTGGTCGATCTGCTCGACCCAGTGGTACTTCTGCAGCGCCACCGCGTCGAAGCCGCCCAGGTCGCCGATGTCCTTGAAGGACGGCTTGAGCCTGGCGAGGGAGTCGGCGGTGGTGCCGGGGCGCAGGTGCTCGTCGTGGTCGAGGACGACGAGGCCGTTGCGGTCCTCGACCGGCACGACGGACCTGGCGAAGCGGCCGTCCTTCCAGGCGGCGGCCGCGCGCTCCTGGGAGAGCGCCGCGTACTC contains these protein-coding regions:
- a CDS encoding 3-hydroxyacyl-CoA dehydrogenase NAD-binding domain-containing protein, coding for MTQSSTIRWEQDETGIVTLVLDDPNQSANTMNQAFKDSIAAIADRAEAAVQADKDAIRGFIYTSAKKTFFAGGDLKDMIKVGPENAQQAFDTGTAIKNSLRRIETLGRPVVAAINGAALGGGYEIALASHHRVALDAPGSKIGLPEVTLGLLPAGGGVTRTVRLMGITDALLKVLLQGTQYNPKRALENGLVHELAATPEEMIEKARAFIDANPESQQPWDKPGYRIPGGTPAHPKFAANLPAFPANLKKQTAGAPYPAPRNIMAAAVEGSQVDFETALTIEARYFTELVTGQIAKNMIQAFFFDLQAVNSGANRPKGIEPKTVRKVAVLGAGMMGAGIAYSCARAGIDVVLKDVSAEAAAKGKAYSEKLCAKAVAKGRTSQDKADALLARITPTADPQALAGCDAVIEAVFEDTSLKHKVFQEIQHVVEPDALLCSNTSTLPITQLAEGVERPVDFIGLHFFSPVDKMPLVEIIKGERTGDEALARAFDLVRQINKTPIVVNDSRGFFTSRVIGHFINEGVAMVGEGIEPASVEQAAAQAGYPAKVLSLMDELTLTLPRKIRNETRRAVEEAGGSWAGHPSDTVIDRMVDEFERPGRSGGAGFYDYEDGRRGKLWPGLREHFTKPGYEIPFEDMQERMLFSEALDTVRLVEEGVLTSVADANIGSIFGIGFPGWTGGVLQYINGYEGGLTGFVARARELSERYGDRFLPPALLVEKAEKGLKFTDE
- a CDS encoding acetyl-CoA C-acetyltransferase; translated protein: MTTEAYVYDAIRTPRGRGKANGALHGTKPIDLVVGLIHEIQARFPGLDPAAIDDIVLGVVGPVGDQGSDIARIAAIAAGLPDTVAGVQENRFCASGLEAVNLAAMKIRSGWEDLVLAGGVESMSRVPMASDGGAWFNDPMTNWDTNFAPQGIGADLIATVEGFSRRDVDEYAALSQERAAAAWKDGRFARSVVPVEDRNGLVVLDHDEHLRPGTTADSLARLKPSFKDIGDLGGFDAVALQKYHWVEQIDHVHHAGNSSGIVDGASLVAVGTKEVGERYGLTPRARIVSAAVSGSEPLIMLTGPAPATRKALAKAGLTIDDIDLVEINEAFAAVVLRFVKDMGLSLDKVNVNGGAIALGHPLGATGAMILGTLVDELERRDLRYGLATLCVGGGMGIATIVERL